One Halorientalis litorea DNA segment encodes these proteins:
- a CDS encoding extracellular solute-binding protein — protein MNDDRRTTGRGVSRRRLLQAGGVVTAGSLAGCGGLLGTGTDGESDGDGSGDQPPWYGSGPGAFEERGTPGGTSMDEMPDLSGTINVYSGRGEGLVGDLVSYLENRYPDLTVNPTYDSATNLARRIQTEGENTPADVFYSVNAGALGFVDEEGYTETLTDDTTSLVAEQFRANDGGWTGTSGRARTVPYNTDTLSASDVPDSIMSFPDLSQYSGQIGWAPTYSSFQAFVTAMRILEGEDATRQWLSGMQDLNVQEYNDEFAVAQAVADGELAMGFTNHYYIQRVLAGQPNASVATAFTSGDAGSIFNVAGAARINASGQSEMADLFVRHLLSSEAQEYFAIRTFEYPLVEGVDPVGSLPSIGELDVPNISLSQLSDLESTVTLLRDEGIL, from the coding sequence ATGAACGACGACAGACGGACGACGGGGCGGGGCGTATCGCGCAGACGGCTACTACAGGCGGGCGGTGTCGTGACGGCGGGGTCGCTCGCGGGGTGTGGCGGACTCTTGGGCACCGGTACCGACGGCGAGAGCGACGGTGACGGGAGCGGTGACCAACCGCCGTGGTACGGGTCCGGCCCGGGCGCGTTCGAGGAGCGCGGGACACCCGGCGGCACGTCGATGGACGAGATGCCGGACCTGAGCGGGACGATAAACGTCTACTCGGGCCGCGGAGAGGGGCTGGTCGGTGATCTCGTCTCGTATCTGGAGAATCGCTATCCCGACCTCACCGTGAACCCGACTTACGACAGCGCGACGAACCTCGCCCGGCGAATCCAGACGGAGGGCGAGAACACGCCGGCGGACGTGTTCTACTCGGTGAACGCGGGCGCGCTCGGCTTCGTCGACGAGGAGGGCTACACCGAGACGCTGACCGACGACACCACCTCGCTGGTCGCCGAGCAGTTCCGCGCGAACGACGGTGGGTGGACCGGGACGTCCGGGCGCGCACGGACGGTACCGTACAACACGGATACGCTGTCTGCCTCGGACGTGCCCGACAGCATCATGTCGTTCCCCGACCTGAGCCAGTACTCGGGCCAAATCGGGTGGGCACCGACGTACTCGTCGTTTCAGGCGTTCGTGACGGCCATGCGGATTCTGGAGGGCGAGGACGCGACCCGGCAGTGGCTGTCGGGGATGCAGGACCTGAACGTCCAGGAGTACAACGACGAGTTCGCCGTCGCGCAGGCGGTTGCCGACGGAGAACTCGCGATGGGCTTTACCAACCACTACTACATCCAGCGCGTGCTGGCCGGCCAACCGAACGCGTCCGTCGCGACGGCGTTCACCTCCGGCGACGCCGGGAGCATCTTCAACGTGGCAGGTGCCGCTCGCATCAATGCTTCCGGGCAGTCGGAGATGGCCGACCTGTTCGTGCGACACCTCCTGTCCTCGGAGGCACAGGAGTACTTCGCGATTCGGACCTTCGAGTACCCGCTCGTCGAGGGCGTCGACCCGGTCGGGAGCCTCCCGTCCATCGGCGAGTTGGACGTACCGAACATCAGCCTCTCGCAGTTGTCGGACCTCGAATCGACGGTCACATTACTCCGGGACGAGGGTATCCTCTGA
- a CDS encoding ABC transporter permease, which translates to MAGATGTERTDEAGAEQRTRSLGLTLLAGTIAVLVLLPLSWLFIAAGQVGLSNAADLLFRSRTATVVVNSFLMTGTITAVSVLLAVPMAYLTVRTDLPFRRFFTVALALPLVVPSYLGAFAFVSAFSPRGEFQTLLAPLGIESIPSIYGFQGAAFIITLYTYPYVFITTRAALKSLDTTLVDAARTLEHTRWEAFKRVTWPQIRPAVAAGALLVALYALSDFGTPQIMRYDVFTRVIYVEFNSFGQGQNMAALLSLQLVAVTAFILAVESRVRGGARIDTEGGYASGDEASVHLGRWRWVAAAACALVAGVALVVPLAILGLWAVRGSTSAVNYSVDLVGMSLNSIGVSVAAALVAALAGLPVAYLAARRDSWLTNLFERATYVGYAVPGVVLGLALVFLGSQYGGALYRQGLIAFPLLVFAYVVRFLPQAVGSTRAGFLQVSPALPEAARTLGRSPLSTFRSVTLPLVAPGLLAGAALVFLTTMKELPATLLLRPPGFDTLVTGIWRAQRSFEFGKAAVPAILLLVVSAVSMLIILKAEGYDVE; encoded by the coding sequence ATGGCAGGAGCGACCGGCACCGAGCGGACGGACGAGGCGGGTGCGGAGCAGCGGACACGCTCGCTCGGTCTGACACTACTCGCTGGGACCATCGCCGTACTAGTTCTCCTGCCGCTCTCGTGGTTGTTCATCGCAGCCGGGCAGGTCGGTCTGTCCAACGCCGCGGACTTGCTCTTTCGCTCGCGGACGGCGACGGTGGTCGTCAACAGTTTCCTGATGACTGGCACGATAACCGCCGTTTCCGTCCTGCTCGCAGTTCCGATGGCGTATCTCACCGTCCGCACGGACCTCCCGTTCCGTCGCTTTTTCACCGTCGCGCTCGCGCTCCCGCTCGTCGTCCCCAGTTACCTCGGGGCGTTCGCGTTCGTGTCGGCGTTCAGTCCGCGGGGCGAGTTCCAGACGCTGCTCGCGCCGCTCGGCATCGAGTCCATCCCGAGCATCTACGGGTTCCAAGGAGCGGCGTTCATCATCACCCTGTACACGTACCCGTACGTGTTCATCACGACGCGGGCGGCGTTGAAGTCCCTCGATACGACGCTCGTGGACGCGGCCCGGACGCTGGAACACACGCGCTGGGAGGCGTTCAAGCGGGTGACGTGGCCACAGATTCGGCCCGCCGTGGCCGCCGGTGCCCTCCTCGTGGCCCTCTACGCGCTGTCGGATTTCGGCACGCCCCAGATAATGCGATACGACGTTTTCACACGCGTTATTTACGTCGAGTTCAACTCCTTCGGACAAGGACAGAACATGGCCGCCCTCCTCTCCCTCCAGTTGGTCGCCGTCACGGCCTTCATCCTCGCCGTCGAGTCGCGGGTCCGCGGCGGTGCGCGCATCGACACGGAAGGGGGCTACGCGAGCGGTGACGAGGCGTCCGTCCACCTCGGCCGCTGGCGGTGGGTCGCGGCCGCCGCCTGTGCCCTCGTCGCGGGCGTCGCCCTCGTCGTCCCCCTCGCCATTCTCGGCCTGTGGGCCGTCCGCGGGAGTACGAGCGCGGTCAACTACTCCGTCGACCTCGTAGGTATGAGCCTCAACTCCATCGGCGTCTCCGTCGCCGCGGCACTCGTCGCGGCACTCGCCGGTCTCCCGGTTGCGTACCTCGCCGCGCGCCGGGACTCGTGGCTGACGAACCTCTTCGAGCGCGCCACGTACGTCGGCTACGCCGTCCCGGGCGTCGTCCTCGGCCTCGCGTTGGTGTTTCTCGGCTCGCAGTATGGCGGCGCGCTCTACCGGCAGGGCCTGATTGCGTTTCCCTTGCTCGTGTTCGCCTACGTCGTCCGGTTCCTCCCGCAGGCCGTCGGGTCGACGCGAGCGGGGTTCCTGCAGGTCAGTCCCGCGCTCCCGGAGGCCGCCCGGACGCTCGGCCGGTCTCCGCTGTCGACGTTCCGGTCGGTTACGCTCCCGCTTGTCGCGCCGGGACTGCTGGCGGGTGCGGCACTCGTCTTCCTGACGACGATGAAGGAACTCCCGGCGACGCTCCTGCTCCGGCCGCCGGGGTTCGACACGCTCGTGACCGGCATCTGGCGCGCACAGCGGTCCTTCGAGTTCGGGAAGGCCGCCGTCCCGGCCATCCTCCTGCTCGTCGTGTCCGCCGTCTCGATGCTCATCATCCTCAAAGCGGAGGGATACGATGTCGAATAG
- a CDS encoding ABC transporter ATP-binding protein: MSNSTLDRPDGETQTVTDPVLELDGVEKYFGDVCVIDSLDLTVREGELLTLLGPSGCGKTTTLRLIAGLERLDGGVVRLRGEDVAGTGTFLPPEERDVGVVFQEFALFPHKTAAENVAFGLTDRPAAEREARVQELLELVGLTEHADQYPEELSGGQQQRVALARSLAPEPSVLLLDEPFSNLDVDLRVEMRQEVRRIIKRTGVTAVSVTHDQEEAMSISDRVAVMRAGNVEQVGTPEEVFQNPKSRFVATFLGHASFVSGHVAGDTVETGIGTLRRAQVNGLAEAYDGSDIDVLVRPDDLQASPADGEAEGTVVDRRFHGPTVLYRVELDSGDVVGCMHNHADDLQLDSRVDVEIAADHDLAWFPRGARRVVDGGHDDDA, from the coding sequence ATGTCGAATAGCACACTCGACCGACCCGACGGAGAGACGCAGACGGTCACGGACCCGGTGTTGGAACTCGACGGCGTCGAGAAGTACTTCGGTGACGTGTGCGTCATCGACAGTCTCGACCTCACAGTCCGGGAGGGGGAACTGTTGACCCTGCTCGGTCCCTCGGGGTGTGGGAAGACGACCACGCTTCGACTCATCGCGGGCCTCGAACGCCTCGACGGCGGCGTCGTGCGACTCCGCGGCGAGGACGTGGCGGGCACTGGGACGTTCCTGCCGCCGGAGGAGCGAGACGTGGGCGTCGTCTTTCAGGAGTTCGCGCTGTTCCCCCACAAGACGGCCGCCGAGAACGTCGCCTTCGGACTCACGGACCGGCCAGCGGCGGAACGGGAGGCGCGCGTGCAGGAACTGCTCGAACTCGTCGGCCTGACCGAACACGCCGACCAGTACCCCGAAGAACTCTCGGGCGGGCAACAACAGCGCGTCGCACTGGCTCGGTCGCTCGCGCCCGAGCCGTCGGTCCTCCTGCTTGACGAACCGTTCTCGAATCTCGACGTGGACCTCCGGGTCGAGATGCGCCAAGAGGTCCGGCGCATCATCAAGCGTACCGGCGTCACGGCAGTCTCCGTGACTCACGACCAAGAGGAAGCGATGTCCATCAGCGACCGCGTGGCCGTGATGCGGGCCGGGAACGTCGAACAGGTCGGCACGCCGGAGGAAGTGTTCCAGAACCCCAAGTCCCGATTCGTCGCGACGTTCCTCGGCCACGCGAGTTTCGTCTCGGGACACGTCGCGGGCGACACCGTGGAGACGGGCATCGGGACGCTCCGGCGCGCGCAGGTCAACGGCCTCGCCGAGGCCTACGACGGGTCGGACATCGACGTGCTGGTTCGCCCCGACGACCTGCAGGCCAGCCCCGCCGACGGCGAGGCCGAGGGAACCGTCGTCGACAGGCGGTTCCACGGCCCGACAGTTCTCTACCGGGTCGAACTCGACAGCGGCGACGTGGTCGGCTGTATGCACAACCACGCGGACGACCTGCAACTCGACAGCCGCGTCGACGTGGAGATAGCGGCGGACCACGACCTCGCGTGGTTCCCCCGCGGCGCGCGTCGCGTGGTGGACGGCGGCCACGACGACGATGCGTGA
- a CDS encoding ArnT family glycosyltransferase: MRDRRRRAALVALAALSGIVVFWLAADLFAHYSSNHDEGVYLQQAQLLLDGQLWMQPAIPDAVHPWFFVEDAGRLYPKYTPVPAGMFALGVAVGVPRLSLALVAAGSVALVGLVTEEAFDDRVGLLAAGLFAASPLFLLDSAVFLPYAPTTLLNLLFALGYLRACRADTSTRHRTYAALAGGAVGLAFFARPYTAVLFAAPFVGHALAVLAVDWRRGGGAVLGISRSVLERYALIAGLGLAGVGVSLAYNAVVTGDPLVFPYQAFAPQDGPGFGVRRILGYEREYTPALALRANAEVLWVLLTRWVVAGPVGSLAAGVGLLVAASRAVRAVGVSVPHPDDLGDHGARALLAGLLVSVPVGNVFFWGNLNVLAALDVPDDGLVSLLGPFYHFDLLVPVAAFGAFGVLTVGDWLRSVVANRWSAGTGRAVVAGVLVAVILVAGVAQAAALTGPVERNRAYTDRYEQAYEPFADRTFEDALVFVPTPYGEWLNHPFQSLRNDPELDGPAVYALDRSPGENFAVLDTYDDRTPYRYTYRGAWNPNVEASRDPIVATVEPLQVARGDRHRVTFTVGRVVGAESATVRLASSEVAVQYGVERLPDRNLTVEWTVTPGQARVNESNLRGYSEESVVRFENATDLSLAVTFTQAGGSTVTYRQELTVERTDDAVRVVWPPETTVCRLVADCGREGTYVDGAEGYVGGVSVAENLTTHSP; encoded by the coding sequence ATGCGTGACCGGCGACGGCGGGCCGCGCTGGTCGCACTCGCCGCGCTCTCGGGTATCGTCGTCTTCTGGCTCGCCGCCGACCTCTTCGCACATTACTCCTCGAACCACGACGAGGGCGTCTACCTCCAGCAGGCACAGCTACTGCTCGACGGGCAACTCTGGATGCAGCCCGCGATTCCCGACGCCGTCCACCCGTGGTTCTTCGTCGAGGACGCCGGACGCCTCTATCCCAAGTACACGCCCGTCCCGGCGGGGATGTTCGCGCTCGGGGTGGCCGTCGGCGTCCCGCGGCTGTCGCTCGCGCTCGTCGCTGCAGGGAGCGTCGCGCTGGTCGGCCTCGTGACCGAGGAGGCGTTCGACGACCGGGTCGGACTGCTCGCGGCCGGCCTGTTCGCCGCCTCGCCGCTGTTCCTGCTGGATTCCGCGGTGTTCCTCCCCTACGCGCCGACGACGCTGTTGAACCTGCTGTTCGCGCTGGGTTACCTGCGGGCGTGCCGGGCCGACACCTCGACCCGCCACCGCACGTACGCCGCCCTCGCGGGGGGTGCCGTCGGCCTCGCCTTCTTCGCGCGACCGTACACCGCCGTCCTGTTCGCCGCACCGTTCGTCGGCCACGCGCTGGCCGTCCTCGCCGTCGATTGGCGGCGCGGCGGGGGAGCCGTCCTCGGCATCAGCAGGAGTGTACTGGAACGCTACGCGCTCATCGCTGGTCTGGGCCTCGCGGGTGTCGGTGTCTCGCTCGCGTACAACGCCGTCGTGACGGGCGACCCACTCGTCTTCCCGTATCAGGCCTTCGCGCCGCAGGACGGCCCCGGCTTCGGCGTGCGGCGCATTCTCGGCTACGAGCGCGAGTACACTCCCGCGCTCGCGCTCCGGGCTAACGCCGAGGTGTTGTGGGTCCTGCTGACTCGCTGGGTCGTGGCCGGACCGGTCGGGTCGCTCGCCGCCGGTGTCGGCCTGCTAGTCGCCGCCAGCCGCGCGGTGCGTGCGGTGGGCGTCTCGGTACCGCACCCGGATGACCTCGGCGACCACGGCGCGCGGGCACTGCTGGCTGGCCTGTTGGTCAGCGTTCCGGTGGGGAACGTCTTCTTCTGGGGGAACCTGAACGTCCTCGCCGCGCTGGACGTGCCCGACGACGGACTCGTCTCGCTGCTCGGCCCGTTCTACCACTTCGACCTCCTCGTCCCCGTCGCGGCGTTCGGCGCGTTCGGGGTTCTCACGGTCGGTGACTGGCTCCGGTCGGTCGTTGCCAACAGGTGGTCGGCTGGCACGGGCCGGGCCGTCGTCGCAGGGGTCCTCGTCGCCGTGATTCTCGTCGCGGGCGTCGCACAGGCCGCCGCACTCACAGGACCGGTCGAACGGAACCGCGCGTACACAGACCGGTACGAGCAGGCCTACGAACCGTTCGCGGACCGAACGTTCGAGGACGCACTCGTGTTCGTGCCGACGCCGTACGGCGAGTGGCTGAACCACCCGTTCCAGTCGCTCCGCAACGACCCCGAACTCGACGGCCCGGCAGTGTACGCACTCGACAGAAGTCCCGGCGAGAACTTCGCGGTTCTGGACACCTACGACGACCGCACCCCGTACCGCTACACCTACCGGGGGGCGTGGAATCCGAACGTCGAGGCGTCGCGGGACCCCATCGTGGCGACTGTCGAACCGCTCCAAGTGGCCCGCGGTGACCGGCACCGAGTCACGTTCACCGTGGGTCGCGTCGTCGGAGCCGAGAGCGCGACGGTCCGACTCGCGAGTTCCGAGGTGGCCGTCCAGTACGGCGTCGAACGACTCCCCGACCGCAACCTCACCGTGGAGTGGACCGTCACGCCGGGCCAGGCACGCGTGAACGAGTCGAACCTCCGGGGCTACAGCGAGGAGTCAGTCGTCCGGTTCGAGAACGCTACAGACCTCTCGCTCGCCGTCACGTTCACGCAGGCCGGCGGGTCGACGGTGACCTACAGGCAGGAACTGACCGTCGAGCGGACCGACGATGCCGTCCGCGTCGTCTGGCCGCCCGAAACCACGGTCTGCCGTCTCGTCGCCGACTGCGGACGCGAGGGGACGTACGTCGACGGTGCGGAGGGGTACGTCGGCGGCGTGTCCGTCGCGGAGAACCTGACGACTCACTCGCCGTAG
- a CDS encoding DUF3179 domain-containing protein yields MNRRTLLASIGTLSAAGLAGCTSELTGGGEEAGTGDPATDGTPAPTVLDRSLPIARDELQRGAPKDAIPAITDPAFGDDWQTTDFSLDDDAEVLGVTRNGEARAYPLAVLNWHEVVNDEFGGPLLVTYCPLCGSGVVAERFVAGEPTDFGVSGYLWRSDLVMYDEATESLWSQIAATAINGPQTGADLTLVPSSLTTWGAWRGDHPETRVLLPPPESGTITDARARNYARDPYENYDEIRRVGITGSDNNADDRLHPKTVVVGVSTADAARAYPLDRVESAGIVTDSVGDLPVVVTTDPGGSLVAYDRRVDGESLAFAAAEDDAFLAAGGSRWRVVSGEAVDGPYEGRRLSRANDRSPLFWFAWAEFNPDTGVYGE; encoded by the coding sequence ATGAACCGACGTACGTTGCTCGCGAGCATCGGGACGCTCTCGGCCGCCGGGCTGGCGGGGTGTACCTCTGAACTGACGGGTGGCGGTGAGGAAGCTGGAACCGGCGACCCGGCGACGGACGGGACGCCAGCACCGACGGTGCTGGACCGCTCGCTACCCATCGCTCGTGACGAACTGCAACGCGGCGCGCCGAAAGACGCGATTCCCGCGATTACGGACCCTGCATTCGGCGACGACTGGCAGACCACCGATTTCTCACTCGACGACGACGCCGAGGTACTCGGTGTCACCCGGAACGGCGAGGCCCGGGCGTACCCCCTCGCGGTTCTCAACTGGCACGAAGTCGTCAACGACGAGTTCGGCGGGCCGTTGCTGGTCACCTACTGCCCGCTCTGTGGGAGCGGCGTCGTCGCCGAGCGGTTCGTCGCGGGCGAACCGACGGACTTCGGCGTGTCGGGGTATCTCTGGCGGTCCGACCTCGTGATGTACGACGAGGCGACGGAGAGTCTCTGGAGCCAAATCGCGGCGACGGCCATCAACGGTCCCCAAACCGGGGCCGACCTGACGCTCGTCCCGTCGTCACTCACCACGTGGGGTGCGTGGCGCGGCGACCACCCGGAGACCCGCGTCCTCCTCCCCCCGCCCGAATCCGGGACCATCACCGACGCACGCGCTCGCAACTACGCACGCGACCCGTACGAGAACTACGACGAGATTCGCCGGGTCGGCATCACGGGGAGCGACAACAACGCCGACGACAGACTCCACCCGAAAACTGTCGTCGTCGGCGTCTCGACGGCCGACGCGGCGAGGGCCTACCCGCTCGACAGAGTCGAGTCGGCGGGCATCGTTACCGACAGCGTCGGCGACCTGCCCGTCGTCGTCACCACCGACCCCGGGGGGTCGCTCGTGGCCTACGACAGGCGCGTCGACGGCGAGTCACTGGCGTTCGCCGCCGCCGAGGACGATGCCTTCCTCGCCGCAGGCGGGTCGCGCTGGCGTGTCGTCTCCGGCGAGGCAGTCGACGGCCCGTACGAGGGCCGGAGGCTCTCCCGAGCAAACGACCGGTCGCCACTGTTCTGGTTCGCGTGGGCCGAATTCAACCCCGATACCGGCGTCTACGGCGAGTGA
- a CDS encoding dolichyl-phosphate hexose transferase — protein MSDATAAEPVTGDEYTFDDVSVVMGTYNEEAAIGTVLDDIDRVTDGRASVVCVDGSSDRTAEIARDHGARVIEQEPQGYGVAVRAAVLAADRPVVVTTDCDDTYPMDRLPDFLDRINDGYDVVSGDRLYWGAETMPGFNRLGNRAFAAVASALTGRRIHDTTTGMRAYRQELVQKIEWTENTGLSAELLLRPLMREYDVCELPIEYGERAGETTLDPIQGGLAIGKSIVKVCLEERLR, from the coding sequence ATGAGTGACGCGACTGCGGCGGAACCGGTGACAGGTGACGAGTACACCTTCGACGACGTGAGTGTCGTCATGGGGACGTACAACGAGGAGGCGGCAATCGGGACGGTTCTCGACGACATCGACCGGGTTACCGACGGGCGGGCCTCGGTAGTCTGTGTCGACGGGTCGAGTGACCGGACCGCAGAAATCGCCCGCGACCACGGGGCACGGGTCATCGAACAGGAACCGCAGGGCTACGGCGTCGCCGTGCGTGCGGCAGTCCTCGCGGCCGACCGACCGGTCGTCGTCACCACGGACTGTGACGACACGTACCCGATGGACCGACTGCCCGACTTCCTCGACCGAATCAACGACGGCTACGATGTGGTCAGCGGTGACCGCCTCTACTGGGGGGCCGAGACGATGCCGGGGTTCAACCGACTCGGTAACCGCGCCTTCGCCGCGGTGGCCAGCGCGCTCACAGGCCGCCGCATCCACGACACGACCACCGGGATGCGGGCCTACCGGCAGGAACTCGTCCAGAAAATCGAGTGGACAGAGAACACCGGCCTCTCGGCGGAGTTGCTCCTCCGGCCGCTGATGCGTGAGTACGATGTCTGTGAACTGCCTATCGAGTACGGCGAGCGAGCGGGAGAGACGACACTGGACCCGATTCAGGGCGGCCTCGCTATCGGGAAGTCCATCGTCAAAGTCTGTCTCGAAGAACGCCTCCGCTAA
- a CDS encoding DUF5805 domain-containing protein, producing MGSDGAETERVAVKTYVPAYQKAEWEAHATDLDMSQSEFVRTMVQAGRRGFSINPEEMEDSDADPGGQPLEDRVLDILRDRGPQAWDDLRAAVTEGIEDRLDEVLTDLQDQNEIRYSGRDGGYTLAGENA from the coding sequence ATGGGTAGTGACGGCGCGGAGACGGAGCGAGTCGCGGTCAAGACGTACGTCCCGGCTTACCAGAAGGCCGAGTGGGAGGCACACGCAACGGACCTAGACATGAGCCAGAGCGAGTTCGTTCGGACGATGGTACAGGCTGGCAGGCGGGGGTTCTCGATAAACCCGGAAGAGATGGAAGATTCGGACGCTGACCCTGGGGGTCAGCCCCTCGAAGACCGTGTTCTCGACATCCTCCGCGACCGGGGGCCACAGGCGTGGGACGACCTGCGCGCTGCGGTGACCGAGGGGATAGAGGACCGACTGGACGAGGTGCTGACGGACCTACAGGACCAGAACGAGATTCGATACAGCGGCCGCGACGGCGGCTACACGCTCGCGGGTGAGAACGCGTGA
- a CDS encoding tyrosine-type recombinase/integrase, whose product MSTDRAAASSNDAIDRFLEELTFHGKTERTRAAYERVLRRFEAFLADPAANPADRALPPDAAGRRECMAWIHTLRGDLEPSTVATYAAYLHRFYAYMTEVGEFDNNPMTVVREEMDERIDTDPTRREIAVPEMREFVARLTHPLDRALVVTLLKTGMRVGELCNLDLRDVTMTGNFGAYDLGGRAQLDGRGDSLYVASDIARGDAINGEDRTAANKRKRGTVVPVDDELAVVLREWLAIRPNAVSPAEPLFCSTGDEWGQRVTPSMVRSRVKDHAEAVGWYRTGGGPAENVTPHYFRHFFTTHLRDRTGDRGIVKYLRGDVADDIIDTYTHNWGTRVRDTYERHIYELL is encoded by the coding sequence GTGAGTACGGACCGAGCGGCGGCGAGCAGTAACGACGCGATAGACCGATTCCTCGAAGAGTTGACTTTCCACGGGAAGACCGAACGAACCCGTGCCGCCTACGAACGGGTCCTCAGGCGGTTCGAGGCCTTCCTCGCGGACCCGGCGGCGAATCCAGCTGACAGGGCACTCCCACCCGACGCGGCCGGACGACGGGAGTGTATGGCGTGGATACATACGCTCCGCGGTGACCTCGAACCCAGCACCGTCGCCACGTACGCCGCGTATCTCCACCGCTTTTACGCGTACATGACCGAGGTCGGTGAGTTCGACAACAACCCGATGACAGTCGTCCGCGAGGAGATGGACGAACGCATCGACACCGACCCGACACGGCGAGAGATAGCCGTCCCTGAGATGCGCGAGTTCGTCGCCAGACTGACCCATCCGCTGGACCGCGCACTCGTCGTCACGCTCCTGAAGACCGGGATGCGTGTCGGGGAACTCTGCAATCTCGACCTGCGGGACGTGACGATGACGGGGAATTTCGGGGCGTACGACCTCGGTGGGCGGGCGCAACTCGACGGCCGCGGAGACTCGCTGTACGTCGCGAGCGACATCGCGCGTGGGGACGCCATCAACGGCGAGGACCGAACCGCCGCGAACAAACGAAAGCGCGGCACCGTCGTCCCAGTCGACGACGAACTCGCCGTCGTCCTCCGTGAGTGGCTCGCAATCCGACCGAACGCAGTCTCACCGGCTGAGCCGCTGTTCTGTAGCACCGGGGACGAGTGGGGACAGCGCGTGACGCCCTCGATGGTCCGGTCGCGGGTGAAAGACCACGCCGAAGCAGTCGGCTGGTACCGCACGGGTGGTGGCCCGGCAGAGAACGTCACACCCCACTACTTCCGGCACTTCTTCACGACACACCTCCGGGACAGAACCGGGGACCGTGGTATCGTCAAGTACCTCCGCGGCGACGTCGCCGACGACATCATCGACACCTACACGCACAACTGGGGCACCCGGGTTCGGGACACGTACGAACGACACATCTACGAGTTGCTGTAG
- a CDS encoding PfkB family carbohydrate kinase: MSQVLSLGSVNVDSVHTITRAERESLEDRYEWFPDRGETVEVDSVPSGFGDDPDEVRHGGKGANQAVATAHAAAAATLLGRVGPDHDEFGVLSALEGDDVDTSRIGIASVPTGTAFVFVGPAGDNSIVLRPGANSTVDESYIDEQYETILAADCLLLQNEIPVEPVAALLADLADEPDRPTVFLDPAPAAGAERLLGHGVVDYLTPNETEYETLRPYLDAFDGTLVRKRGEGDVIVEGEQAFTVTPPAVEVADTTGAGDVLNGFLAARIADGASVRAAVETAVVAGSLSTRAVGARGAVPTLSAVRSFQASTDT; encoded by the coding sequence ATGTCACAGGTCCTCAGTCTCGGAAGCGTCAACGTCGATAGCGTCCACACAATCACGCGCGCGGAACGGGAGTCCCTCGAAGACCGGTACGAGTGGTTTCCCGACCGTGGGGAGACGGTCGAGGTCGATTCAGTCCCGTCGGGGTTCGGGGACGACCCGGACGAGGTACGCCACGGGGGAAAAGGCGCGAATCAAGCCGTCGCCACAGCACACGCGGCCGCCGCGGCGACGCTGCTCGGCCGCGTCGGCCCCGACCACGACGAGTTCGGTGTCCTCTCCGCCCTCGAAGGGGACGATGTCGACACGTCGCGTATCGGTATCGCCTCGGTACCGACCGGAACTGCCTTCGTGTTCGTCGGCCCGGCAGGCGACAACAGCATCGTCCTCCGGCCGGGGGCCAACAGCACCGTTGACGAGTCCTACATCGACGAGCAGTACGAGACGATACTGGCGGCCGACTGCCTCCTCCTCCAGAACGAGATTCCGGTCGAACCGGTCGCCGCGTTGCTCGCCGACCTCGCGGACGAGCCGGACCGACCGACCGTCTTCCTCGACCCGGCACCCGCCGCGGGAGCCGAGCGACTCCTCGGGCACGGCGTCGTGGATTATCTCACCCCGAACGAGACGGAGTACGAGACACTCAGGCCGTACCTCGACGCCTTCGACGGCACCCTCGTCCGCAAACGTGGCGAGGGCGACGTGATAGTCGAGGGAGAACAGGCGTTCACCGTCACACCCCCGGCCGTCGAGGTGGCCGACACCACAGGTGCCGGTGACGTGCTCAACGGGTTCCTCGCTGCCCGAATCGCGGACGGAGCTTCGGTCCGTGCGGCCGTCGAAACGGCCGTCGTCGCGGGGTCGCTCTCGACGCGGGCAGTCGGTGCACGCGGTGCCGTCCCGACGCTGTCGGCGGTTCGGTCGTTCCAAGCGTCGACCGACACCTGA